A genomic window from Aquitalea aquatilis includes:
- a CDS encoding GNAT family N-acetyltransferase, translating into MLPIFTPRLRLREFTMQDAPLVLALLTDPDFIRNVTDRGVHTLEDAGHYISRGPLVSYAQHGIGLWCMERLDDDLPVGMCGLIRREGLADVDVGYTMLPTWRGLGYASEAAAACVQYGLTQLRLERVVAYINADNLASARVLQKAGLHCCGPFDFPGSSVPTLLYSSEPAPAQP; encoded by the coding sequence ATGTTACCCATTTTTACCCCCAGATTGCGGCTGCGCGAATTCACCATGCAGGATGCACCGCTGGTGCTGGCCCTGCTGACGGACCCGGATTTCATCCGCAATGTGACGGATCGTGGCGTGCATACGCTGGAAGATGCCGGCCACTACATCAGCCGTGGCCCTCTGGTGAGCTACGCACAGCACGGCATCGGGCTGTGGTGTATGGAACGGCTGGATGATGATCTGCCCGTCGGCATGTGCGGGCTGATCCGGCGCGAAGGGCTGGCGGATGTTGATGTGGGCTATACCATGCTGCCGACATGGCGCGGGCTGGGCTATGCCAGCGAGGCTGCGGCTGCCTGTGTGCAGTATGGCCTGACACAATTGCGGCTGGAGCGGGTGGTGGCCTATATCAATGCCGACAATCTGGCATCGGCACGCGTGCTGCAAAAGGCTGGCCTGCATTGCTGCGGGCCTTTTGACTTCCCCGGAAGTAGCGTACCCACCCTGCTCTACAGCAGCGAACCGGCTCCAGCTCAGCCATAG
- a CDS encoding NAD-glutamate dehydrogenase, whose translation MSLTNKTELASLIADIQAVAQSKLSSKETQQLAGFFPIYFEETEHADLRQFSSLDLFGAALAHFEFARKRSPGQHKVRIYTPDFERDGWQSTHSVIEVVNDDMPFLIDSISMLLSRYNINLHLLVHPVLSVGRDKNGNLQEIKRTQDRSLPLESFIHVQIDRVSDAATLHKLESELNRIIADIRLLVSDEPKMREVVGEIGKDLAKVKGERAAEAKEAVDFLGWMAGNHFLFMGYCDYDLVKRDGKDSLKIVKDSGLGILRDQGDKEYSASFETLPQELRELAHLPQLIILNKSQTRSIIHRPAYVDFVGIKRFNDKGEVIGERRFLGLYTASAYQASPKDIPLVRQKVANVVANCDYVDDSYKAKTLGFVLESYPRDELFEIPADVLGPIAEGIVSLQERPRVRLFVRKDRYHRYVSSLVYVPRDSFNTEVRLKIEKVLMTAFNGNSAEFSVQISDSSLARVHYIIRTNASKLPAFRESDIEAEIARLVRGWVEEMHQQLVEIHGEEAGNLLFKRYRTAFPVAYREEFAVRNAVLDVQLLESVSAGHPLAMKLYRPFHRGNQAFNLKLFREGEPMSLSASLPILENMGVKVSDEHPYRVEREDGSSVWISDFGLDVGAFFEQMSVDAVQKDFQELLAQVFAKRCENDGFNRLALIAGLDWREISLVRALAKYLRQGGLTFSQSYLEQCVANYPEITRRLVALFVARLDPANADDARADALLTEVKEQLDNVANLDEDRILNGFLAVILATRRTNFWQKDAAGEFKSYISFKLESNQIPFLPQPRPMFEIWVYSPRVEGVHLRGSKVARGGLRWSDRMEDFRTEVLGLVKAQMVKNSVIVPMGSKGGFVGKQLPAPSDREAFLAEGIACYKIFISALLDLTDNLVTGQIIPPKDVRRLDPDDPYLVVAADKGTATFSDIANGISESYGFWLGDAFASGGSAGYDHKGMGITARGAWESVKRHFRHLGINTQEQDFSVIGIGDMAGDVFGNGMLLSEHICLKAAFNHLHIFLDPTPDAKTSFAERARLFNLPRSSWSDYNRELISKGGGIFERSAKSIPLSAEVKAWLETDKDSMAPNELIHEILKAKIDLLYNGGIGTYIKASTQSHADARDRACDPVRVNGNELQARVVAEGGNLTCTQLGRVEFALCGGRIATDAIDNSAGVDCSDHEVNIKILLGAVMQAGDMTLKQRNELLAEMTDEVGHLVLRNNVLQTQILAIKRLEAASMLSTHARMISHMEKTGELNREIEYLPSETQINERRLARQGLTVPEIAVLLAYSKISLDQAILATDVPDDADFLPVLVNYFPQPLQQRFGAQMQQHQLRREIIANQLANQIINRMGTTFVFRLQEESPFSAADIARAWWIASRVFDADTLWGRIEALDNQVPADQQMEMMVLVRTLIERVTRWVLRNKRPFTSVNAVIEQYAGKVQALLARLPALVDAKQYPAVAELEARLSLPNMPQELASVLARLEFAVPLMDIIEISEGGELSLDEVAQNYFQLGRNLQLDWLRDAITGLPRDNRWQSLARSALRDDLYRLHRKLAKLALSEASGDKAFADAWLTKRRSELELCYQMFAELQSFSVLDLAMLSAGMRELNNHLLA comes from the coding sequence ATGTCGCTTACCAACAAGACCGAACTGGCGAGCCTGATTGCTGATATCCAGGCCGTTGCACAGAGCAAGCTTTCATCCAAGGAGACACAACAACTCGCCGGCTTCTTCCCGATCTACTTCGAAGAAACCGAGCATGCCGACCTGCGCCAGTTCTCGTCGCTGGACCTGTTTGGCGCCGCGCTGGCCCATTTCGAGTTCGCCCGCAAGCGCAGCCCCGGTCAGCACAAGGTACGCATCTATACTCCCGATTTCGAGCGCGATGGCTGGCAGAGTACCCATTCGGTGATTGAAGTCGTCAACGATGACATGCCTTTCCTCATCGACTCCATTTCCATGCTGCTGTCCCGCTACAACATCAATCTGCACCTGCTGGTGCATCCGGTGCTGTCGGTTGGCCGTGACAAGAATGGCAATCTGCAGGAAATCAAGCGTACGCAGGACCGCAGCCTGCCGCTGGAATCCTTCATCCACGTGCAGATCGACCGCGTCAGCGATGCCGCCACCCTGCACAAGCTGGAAAGCGAACTGAACCGCATCATCGCCGATATCCGTCTGCTGGTCAGCGACGAGCCGAAAATGCGCGAAGTGGTGGGCGAAATCGGCAAGGACCTGGCCAAGGTCAAGGGCGAACGCGCTGCCGAAGCCAAGGAAGCCGTGGATTTCCTCGGCTGGATGGCTGGCAATCATTTCCTGTTCATGGGCTATTGCGACTACGACCTGGTCAAGCGCGATGGCAAGGACAGCCTGAAGATCGTCAAGGATTCTGGCCTGGGCATCCTGCGCGACCAGGGCGACAAGGAATACTCCGCCAGCTTTGAAACCCTGCCGCAAGAACTACGCGAGCTGGCGCACCTGCCGCAGCTGATCATCCTGAACAAGTCGCAAACCCGCTCCATCATCCACCGTCCGGCCTATGTCGACTTTGTCGGCATCAAGCGCTTCAACGACAAGGGTGAAGTGATCGGCGAGCGCCGCTTCCTCGGCCTGTACACCGCCAGCGCCTATCAGGCTTCGCCCAAGGACATTCCGCTGGTGCGCCAGAAAGTGGCCAATGTGGTGGCCAACTGCGACTACGTGGACGACAGCTACAAGGCCAAGACGCTGGGCTTCGTGCTGGAAAGCTATCCGCGCGACGAGCTGTTTGAAATCCCGGCCGATGTGCTGGGCCCGATTGCCGAAGGCATTGTCAGCCTGCAGGAGCGCCCGCGCGTGCGCCTGTTTGTGCGCAAGGACCGCTACCACCGTTATGTGAGCAGCCTGGTCTACGTGCCGCGTGACAGCTTCAATACCGAAGTGCGCCTGAAAATCGAAAAAGTGCTGATGACTGCCTTTAATGGCAATTCGGCCGAGTTCAGCGTGCAGATCAGCGACAGCTCGCTGGCGCGCGTGCATTACATCATCCGTACCAATGCCTCCAAGCTGCCGGCCTTCCGTGAATCGGACATCGAGGCGGAAATCGCCCGTCTGGTGCGCGGCTGGGTAGAAGAAATGCACCAGCAGCTGGTGGAAATACATGGCGAAGAAGCCGGCAACCTGCTGTTCAAGCGTTATCGCACTGCCTTTCCGGTGGCCTACCGTGAAGAATTTGCCGTACGCAACGCTGTGCTGGACGTACAACTGCTGGAATCTGTTTCTGCCGGTCACCCGCTGGCGATGAAGCTGTACCGTCCTTTCCATCGTGGCAATCAGGCGTTCAACCTGAAGCTGTTCCGCGAAGGCGAGCCGATGAGCCTGTCCGCCAGCCTGCCCATCCTGGAAAACATGGGTGTCAAGGTGAGCGACGAGCATCCGTACCGCGTGGAGCGTGAAGACGGCTCCTCGGTGTGGATCAGCGATTTCGGCCTGGACGTAGGTGCCTTCTTCGAGCAGATGTCGGTAGACGCAGTACAGAAAGACTTCCAGGAACTGCTGGCCCAGGTGTTTGCCAAGCGCTGCGAAAACGACGGTTTCAACCGTCTGGCGCTGATCGCCGGCCTCGACTGGCGTGAAATCTCGCTGGTGCGCGCACTGGCCAAGTATCTGCGTCAGGGCGGCCTCACCTTCAGCCAGAGCTATCTGGAACAGTGCGTGGCCAACTATCCGGAAATCACCCGTCGTCTGGTGGCGCTGTTTGTGGCGCGTCTGGACCCGGCCAATGCCGATGATGCCCGCGCCGATGCCCTGCTGACCGAAGTGAAAGAGCAGCTGGACAATGTGGCCAATCTGGACGAAGACCGTATCCTGAACGGCTTCCTGGCGGTGATTCTGGCGACCCGTCGTACCAACTTCTGGCAGAAGGATGCAGCGGGCGAGTTCAAGTCCTACATCTCCTTCAAGCTGGAATCCAACCAGATTCCTTTCCTGCCGCAGCCGCGGCCGATGTTTGAAATCTGGGTGTACAGCCCGCGTGTGGAAGGCGTGCATCTGCGCGGTTCCAAGGTAGCGCGTGGTGGCCTGCGCTGGTCCGACCGCATGGAAGACTTCCGTACCGAAGTGCTGGGTCTGGTGAAGGCGCAGATGGTGAAGAACTCCGTCATCGTGCCGATGGGTTCCAAGGGCGGCTTTGTCGGCAAGCAACTGCCGGCACCGAGCGACCGCGAAGCCTTCCTGGCGGAAGGCATTGCCTGCTACAAGATTTTCATCTCCGCGCTGCTGGACCTTACCGACAACCTGGTGACCGGTCAGATCATTCCGCCCAAGGACGTACGCCGTCTGGACCCGGATGATCCGTACCTGGTGGTGGCTGCCGACAAGGGCACGGCAACCTTCTCCGACATCGCCAACGGCATTTCCGAATCCTACGGCTTCTGGCTGGGCGATGCCTTTGCTTCCGGTGGTTCGGCCGGTTACGACCACAAGGGTATGGGCATTACCGCCCGCGGTGCCTGGGAATCGGTCAAGCGCCACTTCCGTCATCTGGGCATCAATACCCAGGAGCAGGATTTCAGCGTGATCGGCATTGGCGACATGGCTGGCGACGTATTCGGCAACGGCATGCTGCTGTCCGAACACATCTGCCTGAAGGCTGCGTTCAACCATCTGCACATCTTCCTGGACCCGACTCCGGACGCCAAGACCAGCTTTGCCGAACGTGCGCGCCTGTTCAATCTGCCGCGTTCCAGCTGGTCTGATTACAACCGCGAGCTGATTTCCAAGGGCGGCGGCATTTTCGAACGCTCGGCCAAGTCCATTCCGCTGTCGGCTGAAGTCAAAGCCTGGCTGGAAACCGACAAGGACAGCATGGCGCCGAACGAGCTGATCCATGAAATCCTCAAGGCCAAGATCGACCTGCTGTACAACGGCGGTATCGGTACTTACATCAAGGCTTCCACCCAGAGTCATGCCGACGCCCGCGACCGCGCCTGCGATCCGGTACGTGTCAATGGCAACGAACTGCAAGCCCGTGTGGTGGCCGAAGGCGGTAACCTGACTTGCACCCAGTTGGGTCGTGTCGAATTCGCGCTGTGCGGTGGACGTATCGCCACCGACGCCATCGACAACTCCGCTGGTGTGGATTGCTCCGACCACGAAGTCAACATCAAGATCCTGCTGGGTGCGGTGATGCAGGCTGGCGATATGACGCTGAAACAGCGTAATGAGCTGCTGGCCGAGATGACCGACGAAGTGGGCCATCTGGTGCTGCGCAACAACGTGCTGCAAACCCAGATCCTGGCGATCAAGCGTCTGGAAGCGGCGTCCATGCTGTCTACCCATGCGCGCATGATTTCGCACATGGAAAAGACTGGCGAGCTGAACCGCGAAATCGAATACCTGCCGTCGGAAACCCAGATCAACGAACGCCGTCTGGCGCGTCAGGGCCTGACCGTACCGGAAATCGCCGTTCTGCTGGCTTACAGCAAGATTTCGCTGGATCAGGCCATCCTGGCGACCGATGTGCCGGATGATGCCGACTTCCTGCCGGTACTGGTCAACTACTTCCCGCAGCCGCTGCAACAGCGCTTTGGTGCGCAGATGCAGCAGCATCAGCTGCGTCGCGAAATCATTGCCAACCAGCTGGCCAACCAGATCATCAACCGCATGGGCACCACCTTCGTGTTCCGTCTGCAGGAAGAGTCGCCGTTCTCTGCTGCCGACATCGCCCGTGCCTGGTGGATTGCCAGCCGTGTGTTCGATGCCGATACCCTGTGGGGTCGCATCGAGGCACTGGACAACCAGGTGCCGGCCGACCAGCAAATGGAAATGATGGTGCTGGTGCGTACCCTGATCGAGCGCGTCACCCGCTGGGTGCTGCGTAACAAGCGTCCGTTCACCTCGGTGAATGCCGTGATCGAACAGTACGCCGGCAAGGTGCAGGCACTGCTGGCACGTCTGCCGGCACTGGTGGATGCCAAACAGTACCCGGCCGTGGCCGAGCTGGAAGCCCGCCTGAGCCTGCCGAACATGCCGCAGGAGCTGGCCAGCGTGCTGGCGCGTCTGGAGTTTGCCGTACCGCTGATGGACATCATCGAAATCAGCGAAGGCGGCGAACTGTCGCTGGACGAAGTAGCACAAAACTACTTCCAGCTGGGACGCAATCTGCAACTGGACTGGCTGCGCGACGCCATCACCGGCCTGCCGCGTGACAACCGCTGGCAGTCGCTGGCCCGCTCGGCGCTGCGTGACGACCTGTATCGCCTGCATCGCAAGCTGGCCAAGCTGGCGCTCAGCGAAGCCTCCGGTGACAAGGCCTTTGCCGATGCCTGGCTGACCAAGCGTCGCAGCGAGCTGGAACTGTGCTACCAGATGTTTGCCGAGCTGCAGTCCTTCAGCGTGCTGGATCTGGCCATGCTGTCTGCTGGCATGCGTGAGCTCAACAACCACCTGCTGGCCTGA
- a CDS encoding ABC transporter permease produces MIDFHLILDKLPAFLGGADGQPLLSTSDGIVMTLQLLGASLLLGMLLAIPLALGRVSKNRLLSGSVWLYTYVFRGTPLLVQLFIIYYGLSQFDAVRDSWMWQYLQDAWFCAILAFTLNTAAYTTEIIAGQIRTTHWGEIEAARAMGMSKWLMMRRIVIPSALRRALPAYSNEVIMMMQSTAVAGLVTLADITGVARRIYSDTYMAFEPFLVAGAIYLALTFLFVWLFKQAEQRWLAYLAPRKH; encoded by the coding sequence GTGATCGACTTTCACCTGATTCTGGACAAGCTGCCGGCCTTTCTGGGCGGAGCCGATGGCCAGCCGCTGCTGAGTACCAGCGACGGCATCGTCATGACGCTGCAACTGCTGGGCGCATCGCTGCTGCTGGGCATGCTGCTGGCCATTCCGCTGGCACTGGGCCGGGTATCGAAAAACCGCCTGCTCTCCGGCAGCGTCTGGCTGTATACCTATGTGTTCCGCGGCACACCGCTGTTGGTACAGCTGTTCATCATCTATTACGGCCTGTCGCAGTTTGACGCGGTACGGGATAGCTGGATGTGGCAATACCTGCAGGATGCCTGGTTCTGCGCCATTCTGGCCTTCACCCTGAATACCGCCGCCTATACCACCGAAATCATCGCCGGCCAGATTCGCACCACCCACTGGGGCGAAATCGAGGCAGCACGTGCCATGGGCATGAGCAAATGGTTGATGATGCGCCGTATCGTGATTCCGTCTGCCCTGCGTCGTGCCCTGCCGGCCTATAGCAACGAAGTGATCATGATGATGCAAAGCACGGCGGTAGCCGGCCTGGTCACCCTGGCCGACATCACCGGCGTGGCACGCCGCATCTACAGCGACACCTATATGGCGTTCGAGCCGTTTCTGGTGGCAGGTGCCATCTATCTGGCACTGACCTTTCTGTTTGTCTGGCTATTCAAGCAGGCAGAGCAACGCTGGCTGGCCTATCTGGCCCCGCGCAAGCATTGA
- a CDS encoding ABC transporter substrate-binding protein, with protein sequence MKKVIFAAAVAVSLSGFAAHAETIRFGVDLNYPPFSKQGADGKPEGFDIDMAKALCTAMKVSCQIVPQDWDGLIPALNANKFDAILSSMQITEERKKAVDFSNKYYNIASRIIAKSNTQVTQTAFKGKKIGVLRASTQEKFARDFWGKSGATIVAYTKSPESFLDLKAGRVDAVFVDGAVGEQEFLKTDGGKGYAFVGPNYADVKYFGLGAGIAVKKGNQALSSRLNKAIEQIRKDGSYKKVQDKYFRFDVYGG encoded by the coding sequence ATGAAGAAGGTCATTTTTGCTGCTGCAGTTGCAGTCAGCCTGTCCGGTTTTGCCGCCCATGCCGAAACCATCCGCTTTGGTGTAGACCTGAACTACCCCCCGTTCTCCAAACAGGGGGCCGATGGCAAGCCGGAAGGTTTTGACATCGACATGGCCAAGGCACTGTGCACCGCCATGAAAGTAAGCTGCCAGATCGTGCCGCAGGACTGGGACGGCCTGATTCCCGCATTGAATGCCAATAAGTTCGACGCCATCCTGTCTTCGATGCAGATCACCGAAGAGCGCAAGAAGGCGGTCGACTTCAGCAACAAGTACTACAACATCGCCAGCCGCATCATTGCCAAGAGCAATACCCAGGTCACCCAGACCGCGTTCAAGGGCAAGAAGATCGGCGTGCTGCGCGCCTCTACCCAGGAAAAGTTCGCCCGCGATTTCTGGGGCAAGAGCGGTGCCACCATCGTGGCCTACACCAAGTCACCTGAATCCTTCCTCGACCTGAAAGCCGGCCGCGTTGATGCCGTCTTCGTTGATGGCGCGGTAGGCGAACAGGAATTCCTCAAGACTGACGGCGGCAAGGGTTACGCCTTTGTCGGCCCCAACTACGCCGACGTGAAATACTTCGGCCTGGGTGCGGGCATCGCCGTGAAAAAGGGCAATCAGGCACTGAGCAGCCGCCTGAACAAGGCCATCGAGCAGATCCGCAAGGATGGCAGCTATAAGAAAGTACAGGACAAGTACTTCCGCTTTGACGTCTACGGCGGCTAA
- a CDS encoding ABC transporter permease, with protein MFLHGYLPSILDGAVLTLKLAAASLAVSVVLGLIGAMFKMAPSKALRTLAELYSTVVRGVPDLVWMFLLFFGVQMLLNDAATAMGLAAPDIDPFIAGVLTLGFIFGAYMTETFRGAIMAVPKGQMEAGAAYGMGPLRIFLRITFPQMVRFALPSFTNNWLVLVKSTALVSVIGLNDVMYRADAAKSNTQEPFTVYMLVAVIFLVITSVSNILLGMLERRYSTGLKENGL; from the coding sequence ATGTTTTTACACGGATATCTTCCCAGCATCCTCGACGGCGCGGTGCTGACGCTGAAGCTGGCAGCGGCATCGCTGGCCGTTTCAGTGGTACTGGGCCTGATCGGTGCCATGTTCAAGATGGCCCCGTCCAAAGCCTTGCGTACGCTGGCCGAGCTGTATTCCACCGTGGTGCGCGGCGTGCCGGACCTGGTGTGGATGTTTTTGCTGTTCTTCGGCGTGCAGATGCTGCTGAACGATGCCGCCACGGCCATGGGCCTGGCAGCACCGGACATCGACCCCTTTATCGCCGGGGTGCTGACACTGGGCTTCATTTTCGGTGCCTATATGACCGAAACCTTTCGCGGCGCCATCATGGCGGTGCCCAAGGGGCAGATGGAAGCCGGTGCCGCCTATGGCATGGGGCCGCTGCGCATCTTCCTGCGCATCACTTTTCCGCAAATGGTGCGCTTCGCCCTGCCCAGCTTCACCAACAACTGGCTGGTACTGGTGAAATCCACCGCGCTGGTATCGGTGATCGGCCTGAATGACGTGATGTATCGCGCCGATGCAGCCAAGTCCAATACCCAGGAGCCGTTTACCGTCTACATGCTGGTGGCGGTGATCTTCCTGGTGATCACCAGCGTTTCCAACATCCTGCTGGGCATGCTGGAGCGCCGTTATTCCACCGGTCTGAAGGAGAACGGCCTGTGA
- a CDS encoding DMT family transporter — MSLPTSAFRRFTLLMQHRVMLDVAAPIVFLLLWATGFAVVKIGLQHIEPLTFLALRYGCVVAILLPIQLGFRLPAPHHGRDWLNICVIGICIQVIYFGGIYLALRAGLSAGALALIVSLQPILVAVISPIWIKERVSSKQWYGLSLGFAGAAIVILSKSAIESTPWQGIALSCIALAGMTLGVLYEKKTSASMHPISATLIQTNVGLLLIAPLAMWLESGHIEWRSDMLFSLAYLVIGNSLIAIGLLLHLVRHRPAATVSVLFFLVPPCAAIVAQMLLGESMPGLAWLGIGLAAAGVWLTVNLR, encoded by the coding sequence ATGTCACTGCCCACATCAGCATTTCGACGCTTTACGCTATTGATGCAGCATCGAGTCATGCTGGATGTGGCAGCCCCCATTGTGTTTCTTTTACTGTGGGCAACTGGATTTGCTGTGGTAAAAATTGGTTTGCAGCATATCGAACCGCTTACTTTCCTAGCATTACGTTATGGCTGTGTCGTCGCCATTCTTTTGCCCATCCAGCTTGGATTCCGCTTACCAGCTCCGCATCACGGCCGTGACTGGCTGAACATTTGCGTGATCGGCATTTGCATCCAAGTCATCTACTTTGGCGGAATCTATCTTGCACTCAGGGCAGGGCTATCTGCCGGAGCGCTGGCGCTTATTGTCTCCTTGCAACCCATTCTGGTTGCCGTGATTTCGCCAATCTGGATCAAAGAGCGCGTTTCAAGTAAGCAGTGGTACGGACTTAGTTTGGGCTTTGCTGGTGCGGCTATCGTCATCCTGTCAAAATCGGCCATTGAATCAACGCCGTGGCAGGGCATTGCGCTGAGTTGCATTGCCCTGGCTGGCATGACTCTGGGAGTGTTATATGAGAAGAAAACTTCAGCTTCCATGCACCCGATTTCCGCCACACTGATACAGACTAACGTAGGACTGCTGCTGATCGCACCACTCGCCATGTGGTTGGAGTCTGGACATATCGAGTGGCGTAGTGACATGCTATTTTCACTAGCTTATCTGGTGATCGGCAACTCGCTCATTGCGATTGGGCTACTTCTCCATCTTGTCCGGCATCGCCCTGCGGCCACGGTATCAGTACTCTTTTTCCTGGTCCCGCCATGTGCAGCCATTGTGGCGCAGATGCTACTAGGGGAGTCCATGCCTGGGCTTGCCTGGCTCGGGATTGGGCTTGCCGCTGCGGGCGTATGGCTGACCGTCAATCTTCGATAA
- a CDS encoding ABC transporter substrate-binding protein — protein sequence MFKSLMVLGACALGMTTAAHSETLRFATDASYPPFSQQGPDGKMKGFDPDIAQALCTAMKVTCEVVPQDFDGIIPALQTRKFDAIIASMNITEERKKVVSFSNKYYNMPSRLVAKQGSQINDAWFKGKKIGVLRSSIQEKYARDNWVKLGAKLVSYAKAPESFLDLKAGRVDASFVDAAVGESDFIKTPSGKGYAFAGPEYNEVKYFGEGAAVAVRKTDQALLARINKALQQIRADGSYDKIQKKYFSFDIYGK from the coding sequence ATGTTCAAGTCCCTCATGGTGCTGGGCGCGTGCGCGCTCGGCATGACCACGGCCGCCCATAGCGAAACCCTGCGCTTTGCCACCGACGCCAGTTACCCCCCGTTCTCCCAGCAAGGCCCTGATGGCAAGATGAAGGGCTTCGACCCCGATATCGCCCAGGCTCTGTGCACGGCCATGAAAGTGACTTGCGAAGTGGTGCCGCAAGACTTCGACGGCATCATCCCTGCCCTGCAGACCCGCAAGTTCGATGCCATCATCGCCTCGATGAACATCACCGAAGAGCGCAAGAAGGTCGTCAGCTTCTCGAACAAGTACTACAACATGCCCAGCCGGCTGGTTGCCAAACAGGGTAGCCAGATCAACGATGCTTGGTTCAAGGGCAAGAAAATCGGCGTGCTGCGCTCGTCCATCCAGGAAAAATACGCCCGCGACAACTGGGTGAAGCTGGGTGCCAAACTGGTGTCCTACGCCAAGGCCCCGGAATCCTTCCTCGACCTGAAGGCCGGCCGCGTGGATGCCAGCTTTGTCGATGCCGCCGTGGGTGAGTCCGACTTCATCAAGACACCGTCCGGCAAGGGCTATGCATTTGCCGGCCCGGAATACAACGAGGTGAAATACTTCGGTGAAGGCGCGGCCGTCGCCGTACGCAAGACCGACCAGGCCCTGCTGGCCCGCATCAACAAGGCATTGCAGCAGATTCGTGCCGACGGCAGCTACGACAAGATCCAGAAGAAGTACTTCAGCTTCGACATCTACGGCAAATAA